One genomic window of Desulfuromonas acetoxidans DSM 684 includes the following:
- a CDS encoding diguanylate cyclase — translation MIAKYLCVVFIFILSMVSPVCAKTEQVSVQLQWLNQFQFAGIYVAKDLGFYRDAGLDVTIKSYTPGLDIVEEVVQHRAEFATGKSSLILDRLQGHPIIILGAIFQESPEILIATQPDIKTPADLAGKNIMITHDQANATSLLSMLISQGVNLGKLHLQPHSSRLEDLIRGKTDAMACYLSNEPYQLDQARIPYRVFNPTDYGFSSYGDLLFTSEEQITLHPQQTRAFYLATIKGWQWAFDHIEEAAQLIYARYNTQDKTLDSLIFEGMVLKQLAMGPDQKIGPIDRDKINRILELYRLTGQANGDTNGLEQAIDPLGFNKSELKIGILAHRGNRKALERWTPLLTYLNDSLEDLHASLVPIAFEDIAHSVRSQAIDFLIVNPVLYVELENKYGLSRIASLLNRQSNEGSSTDQYGSVIFTRARTPLNLAPDMFDSKTLAAVAPNSLGGWLMAVETFQENNVSVEGIDLEFLSRHDAVVSAVINGSADVGIVRTGILERMAHEGLIDLDALFIIHEKSYIGFPFRVSTKLYPEWSIAKLRHVPIETANQLASALLGLSHASHKTKEAIHEAWTVPSDYSSVHSLLKKLRLPPYDETNLDVRQFIEHYALWFYAIVACLSVLVLHGIYSNRHNKHLEREVRRRTRALRKANSNLSRLARTDPLTGLHNRRYFMEFAQQYISLAHRNETEMQFLSLDLDHFKQVNDRYGHQVGDDILKLFATTLVPLLRSTDLLARTGGEEFIICLQNTTQEGANVFARKIIETIRDLRYRTAEDETVTFTVSIGIASLFRGENLEDVLCRSDHALYRAKKNGRDRFTLADPPEVLPD, via the coding sequence ATGATTGCAAAATACCTGTGCGTTGTTTTTATTTTTATCCTGTCCATGGTGTCTCCCGTTTGCGCTAAGACTGAGCAAGTCTCCGTGCAACTGCAATGGCTCAACCAGTTCCAATTCGCCGGAATTTATGTTGCCAAAGATTTGGGCTTCTACCGCGATGCGGGTCTCGATGTCACGATCAAATCCTACACGCCCGGACTTGATATTGTTGAAGAGGTTGTGCAGCACCGCGCTGAATTTGCCACGGGAAAATCATCGTTGATCCTGGACCGGCTACAGGGGCATCCAATCATTATTCTCGGCGCTATCTTTCAGGAGTCGCCGGAAATTCTCATTGCCACTCAACCCGACATAAAGACCCCGGCTGACCTCGCCGGAAAAAACATCATGATCACTCACGACCAGGCCAATGCCACCAGCCTGCTGTCCATGCTGATATCGCAAGGGGTAAATCTTGGAAAATTGCACCTTCAACCCCATTCGTCCCGACTGGAAGATCTGATTCGCGGCAAAACTGATGCCATGGCCTGCTATCTTTCCAACGAGCCCTATCAGCTTGATCAGGCGAGAATCCCCTATCGGGTGTTCAATCCGACGGATTACGGTTTCTCCTCTTATGGCGACCTACTCTTTACCAGCGAAGAACAGATCACCCTCCATCCACAACAAACCCGAGCGTTCTATTTGGCAACGATCAAAGGCTGGCAGTGGGCTTTTGACCACATTGAAGAAGCCGCCCAGCTCATCTATGCTCGCTACAACACGCAGGACAAAACCCTCGACAGCCTCATTTTTGAAGGCATGGTTCTCAAGCAACTGGCCATGGGGCCGGATCAAAAGATTGGCCCGATTGATCGTGACAAGATCAACCGTATCCTGGAGCTGTACCGCCTCACAGGGCAGGCAAATGGGGACACCAACGGTTTAGAGCAGGCCATTGACCCTCTCGGCTTCAACAAATCTGAACTGAAAATCGGCATCCTTGCCCACCGCGGTAACCGTAAAGCCCTGGAGCGTTGGACCCCGCTTCTCACCTATTTAAACGATTCGCTGGAGGATCTGCACGCCTCCCTTGTACCGATCGCATTCGAGGACATTGCCCACAGTGTCCGCAGTCAGGCGATTGACTTTCTCATCGTAAACCCGGTGCTGTATGTCGAACTTGAAAACAAATACGGCTTATCGCGCATCGCCTCCCTACTCAATCGCCAGTCCAACGAAGGTTCTTCAACGGACCAATACGGCAGCGTTATCTTTACCCGGGCCCGAACCCCTTTAAATCTGGCGCCAGACATGTTCGACAGCAAAACACTGGCTGCCGTTGCTCCCAACTCTCTGGGCGGCTGGTTGATGGCTGTGGAAACGTTTCAGGAAAACAATGTCTCTGTTGAAGGGATTGACCTGGAATTTTTATCTCGGCACGATGCGGTTGTCTCGGCTGTGATCAACGGCTCTGCTGACGTTGGTATCGTCCGTACCGGAATCCTCGAAAGAATGGCACACGAAGGTCTGATCGACCTGGATGCACTGTTTATCATCCACGAAAAAAGCTATATCGGCTTTCCATTTCGCGTCAGTACAAAACTGTACCCGGAATGGTCGATCGCCAAATTGCGCCATGTTCCCATTGAAACCGCTAATCAATTGGCATCGGCACTGCTGGGTCTGTCACACGCATCGCATAAAACCAAGGAAGCGATCCACGAAGCGTGGACCGTTCCCAGCGATTACTCCTCGGTGCATTCACTGTTAAAGAAGCTCCGACTCCCCCCCTACGATGAGACAAATCTCGACGTCAGGCAGTTCATTGAGCACTATGCTCTGTGGTTTTACGCCATTGTGGCCTGTTTGTCGGTTCTGGTGCTCCATGGCATCTACAGCAACCGTCACAACAAACATCTTGAGCGCGAAGTGCGCCGTCGCACACGGGCGTTACGCAAGGCCAACAGCAATCTGTCCCGACTGGCCCGCACTGATCCCTTAACTGGATTGCATAACCGCCGCTATTTTATGGAGTTTGCCCAGCAATACATCTCACTGGCCCACAGAAACGAAACAGAGATGCAGTTTCTGTCTTTGGACCTTGATCATTTCAAACAGGTTAATGATCGCTACGGCCATCAGGTCGGTGATGACATCCTCAAGTTGTTTGCAACCACGCTGGTACCGCTGTTACGTTCCACAGATTTGCTGGCCCGAACCGGCGGTGAAGAATTTATCATCTGCCTGCAAAACACGACACAAGAGGGCGCAAACGTGTTTGCCAGAAAAATCATTGAGACCATCCGTGATCTTCGCTACCGGACAGCCGAAGACGAAACCGTGACATTTACCGTCAGTATTGGTATCGCATCGTTGTTCAGGGGCGAAAACCTTGAGGATGTGCTGTGCCGGTCCGACCATGCGCTGTATCGCGCCAAAAAAAACGGTCGCGATCGTTTTACCCTTGCAGACCCACCTGAAGTACTTCCCGACTGA
- a CDS encoding diaminopimelate decarboxylase — MPMSDAFKQRLFKALPEIAEHYGTPFHIYDEAGIRETGEHLKQVFSGIDGFREYFAVKALPNKQILKLMKEMNFGYDCSSIPELIMSRELGADTEDIMFTSNNTSPEEFAFAEQDGGCILNLDDISLIDKVPNFPELICFRYNPGPRRTGNIIIGNPVEAKYGITHEQVVDAYRKAKERGATRFGLHTMVASNELDYTYMVETARMVLSLAELVKAELDIEFEFVNIGGGFGIPYNPDQAPLDIDTMAKEVTELFDAFKTKNGFVPRMYMESGRFMTGPHGCLVTRAINHKDTYRNYIGVDSCMSALMRPALYEAYHHIDVVGKDNAPKEMTYDVVGSLCENNDKFAVQRELPKIDEGDLLVIHDSGAHGHAMGFQYNGRLRPQELLLRCDGSVELIRRAETVDDYFATQNYTPDSFTPGA, encoded by the coding sequence ATGCCCATGTCCGACGCTTTCAAACAGCGCCTGTTCAAAGCTTTGCCCGAAATTGCCGAACACTACGGCACCCCGTTCCATATTTATGATGAAGCGGGTATCCGCGAAACAGGTGAACACCTCAAGCAGGTGTTTTCCGGCATCGACGGTTTTCGTGAATATTTTGCCGTCAAAGCTCTGCCCAACAAGCAGATTCTCAAGCTGATGAAGGAGATGAACTTCGGCTACGACTGCAGCTCGATTCCCGAACTGATCATGAGCCGCGAGTTGGGTGCCGACACCGAAGACATCATGTTCACCTCCAACAACACCAGCCCGGAGGAGTTTGCCTTTGCTGAGCAGGACGGTGGCTGTATCCTCAACCTGGACGACATCTCCCTCATTGACAAGGTACCCAACTTCCCCGAACTGATCTGCTTCCGCTACAATCCAGGGCCGCGCCGCACCGGCAATATCATCATCGGCAACCCGGTGGAAGCCAAATACGGCATCACCCATGAGCAGGTGGTCGACGCTTACCGCAAAGCCAAAGAGCGCGGCGCCACCCGCTTCGGTCTGCATACCATGGTCGCCTCCAACGAACTGGACTATACCTACATGGTGGAAACAGCACGCATGGTGCTGTCGCTGGCCGAGCTGGTTAAAGCGGAACTGGACATCGAGTTTGAATTCGTCAATATTGGCGGCGGTTTCGGCATCCCTTACAATCCGGACCAGGCACCACTTGACATTGACACCATGGCCAAAGAAGTCACCGAACTGTTCGATGCGTTCAAGACCAAGAACGGCTTTGTGCCGCGCATGTACATGGAAAGCGGTCGTTTCATGACCGGTCCCCACGGCTGCCTGGTCACCCGCGCCATCAACCATAAGGACACCTATCGCAACTACATCGGTGTCGATTCCTGCATGTCGGCGCTGATGCGTCCGGCCCTGTATGAGGCCTACCACCACATTGATGTGGTCGGCAAAGACAATGCCCCCAAAGAGATGACCTACGATGTGGTTGGCTCTCTGTGTGAAAACAACGATAAATTTGCCGTGCAGCGCGAGCTGCCCAAGATTGATGAGGGCGATCTGCTGGTGATTCACGACTCGGGCGCTCATGGTCATGCCATGGGCTTCCAGTACAACGGCCGTCTGCGGCCCCAGGAACTGCTGCTACGCTGCGATGGCAGTGTTGAGCTGATCCGTCGCGCAGAAACCGTGGATGATTATTTTGCCACCCAGAACTACACACCGGACAGCTTCACCCCCGGTGCTTAA
- the trpB gene encoding tryptophan synthase subunit beta produces the protein MTQPDSNGQFGAYGGQYLPPELKQVMDDIAAAYEEIRNDPAFQQELADLQRHYVGRPSPLYFCRRLTEQLGGAEIYLKREDLNHTGAHKINHCLGEALLAKKMGKTKILAETGAGQHGVALSAACALVGIDCEIHMGSIDIAKQAPNVTRMKVMGARLVSVERGTKTLKDAVDSAFEEYLRDPQNFFYAIGSVVGPHPFPQMVRDFQQVVGEEAREQFLTQYECLPDTLIACVGGGSNAMGLFTAFLDDTSVEIIGVEPSGHGLDTPNHAASLTKGQPGVLHGMRCYLLQDDEGEPLPVYSIASGLDYPGVGPQHSHLKDIGRVQYETASDDDCLNAFVTLSRCEGIIPALESAHALAYAMRIAPQRPGKKLLINLSGRGDKDIDFVAERLQL, from the coding sequence ATGACCCAGCCCGACAGCAACGGCCAATTTGGCGCCTACGGTGGTCAGTACCTGCCGCCGGAACTCAAGCAGGTGATGGATGACATTGCCGCTGCGTATGAAGAGATTCGCAACGATCCGGCTTTTCAACAGGAACTGGCGGACCTGCAGCGCCATTATGTCGGTCGCCCCAGTCCATTGTATTTCTGCCGCCGCCTCACCGAACAACTCGGCGGTGCAGAGATCTACCTGAAACGGGAAGACCTCAACCACACCGGGGCCCACAAAATCAACCATTGTCTCGGTGAAGCGTTGCTGGCCAAGAAGATGGGCAAGACCAAGATTCTCGCTGAGACCGGTGCCGGGCAACACGGCGTGGCCTTGTCCGCGGCCTGTGCTCTGGTCGGTATTGACTGTGAAATCCACATGGGCAGCATTGACATTGCCAAGCAGGCCCCCAACGTCACCCGCATGAAGGTGATGGGCGCACGCCTCGTCTCCGTTGAGCGCGGCACAAAAACATTGAAGGATGCCGTGGACAGCGCTTTTGAAGAATACCTGCGCGATCCGCAGAACTTTTTCTATGCCATCGGCTCAGTGGTCGGACCCCATCCGTTCCCGCAGATGGTACGAGACTTCCAGCAAGTGGTGGGCGAAGAAGCACGCGAACAGTTTCTGACGCAATATGAGTGCCTGCCCGACACCCTGATCGCCTGTGTCGGTGGCGGTAGCAACGCCATGGGCCTCTTCACTGCTTTTCTTGATGATACATCTGTCGAGATTATCGGCGTCGAACCGTCAGGACATGGCCTCGACACCCCGAACCATGCCGCCAGCCTGACCAAAGGCCAGCCGGGTGTCCTCCACGGCATGCGCTGCTATCTGCTTCAGGACGACGAGGGGGAACCGTTGCCGGTTTACTCCATCGCCTCGGGTCTCGACTATCCGGGGGTCGGTCCGCAACACAGCCACCTCAAGGATATCGGCCGGGTCCAGTACGAAACGGCCAGTGATGACGACTGTCTCAATGCCTTTGTCACCCTGTCGCGCTGTGAGGGCATTATTCCGGCGCTGGAGAGTGCCCACGCTCTGGCTTATGCCATGCGCATTGCTCCGCAGCGCCCCGGCAAAAAGCTGCTGATCAACCTGAGCGGTCGTGGCGACAAGGATATCGACTTCGTCGCGGAACGGTTGCAGCTTTAA
- a CDS encoding YkgJ family cysteine cluster protein, producing the protein MISIAGWWRHLRLRLTGKELILTGKCRQCGACCRRLQLEQSRRWLRSHRAFKRLVKDHPEFNRFEICGRDRQGLLVFNCTKLGADNRCHDYDQRPQLCRDFPHKGIFFCGGALPPGCGYKITEGVPFETHLRKARNKSGSHS; encoded by the coding sequence ATGATCTCCATCGCCGGCTGGTGGCGTCATCTGCGCCTGCGCCTGACAGGAAAAGAGCTGATCCTCACTGGCAAGTGCCGTCAATGCGGGGCGTGTTGCCGTCGTCTGCAACTCGAACAATCGCGCCGCTGGCTCCGCTCACACCGAGCATTCAAACGGTTAGTCAAGGATCATCCCGAGTTTAACCGCTTTGAGATCTGCGGTCGCGACCGTCAAGGGCTGCTGGTATTCAACTGCACCAAACTCGGCGCGGACAACCGCTGTCACGATTATGACCAGCGACCGCAACTGTGCCGTGATTTCCCCCATAAAGGGATCTTCTTCTGTGGAGGTGCACTGCCACCGGGATGTGGCTACAAGATAACAGAAGGCGTTCCCTTTGAGACGCATCTGCGCAAAGCGCGTAACAAAAGCGGCTCCCATTCCTGA
- a CDS encoding methyl-accepting chemotaxis protein — protein sequence MMRWTVKNKMTAMGILVFFGLLFMATMSYRTNVFSAVSADQLEVRTEQLELLNDFNEQLLILNLAAMDAIVDKADRRVASDVLGEINTSSTFLQGHLNELLAIADHPDEQPLVKQIQRDISALTPLVAEQLVQAIAAGADDTVFARLDDQIDAGLGSVSTDLGQLIAAVKEESAEATVALHGRLDSANVLLFCVAAVILIILAPAGFLFARSIIRPLGQSVSMLAELEAGHLERRLNVNSRDELGDMARAMDAFADSLQQDVVASLNLLAQGDLRFEVVPRDSHDALRGSVKKVAEDLQRLLEQIQQACEQIATGAGEVSDSSQALSQGATESASSVEEISASMNEMASQTKHNAENAGQANTLSIDAHQAAQQGSEQMAQMVAAMADINDSGQSISRIIKVIDEIAFQTNLLALNAAVEAARAGQHGKGFAVVAEEVRNLAARSAKAANETSELIESSVKKATNGVEIADVTSAKLDAIVQGVIKVSDLIGEISVASTEQAQGIAQVNQGLGQIDQVTQQNTASAEQGAAASEELSSQAEQLRQMVARFKLKENTRATLRGAPAVQTTAAMSKRSDRGSVATMSLHISPNDKEISGY from the coding sequence ATGATGCGCTGGACGGTAAAAAACAAAATGACTGCTATGGGAATCTTGGTTTTCTTTGGGCTGCTGTTTATGGCGACCATGAGCTATAGAACGAACGTTTTTTCTGCAGTTTCAGCTGATCAGCTTGAAGTGCGTACGGAGCAGCTTGAGCTGCTCAATGATTTTAACGAGCAATTGTTGATTCTTAACCTTGCCGCGATGGATGCAATCGTTGATAAAGCGGATCGGCGGGTTGCATCTGATGTGCTTGGAGAGATCAACACCTCCAGCACATTTTTACAGGGGCATCTCAATGAGTTGCTGGCGATCGCGGATCATCCGGATGAACAGCCGCTGGTGAAGCAGATTCAACGGGATATTTCGGCATTGACACCCTTAGTCGCTGAGCAGCTGGTTCAAGCGATCGCTGCGGGCGCCGATGACACGGTGTTTGCTCGGCTTGACGATCAGATCGATGCGGGACTGGGCAGTGTTTCCACAGATCTTGGCCAATTGATAGCCGCCGTTAAAGAAGAATCGGCAGAGGCAACCGTTGCCTTACATGGACGTCTTGATTCAGCCAACGTTTTGTTGTTTTGTGTTGCGGCAGTGATTCTGATAATTCTTGCTCCGGCAGGTTTTTTGTTTGCGCGAAGTATTATCCGGCCTCTGGGACAGAGTGTTTCAATGTTGGCGGAACTGGAAGCCGGGCACCTGGAGCGGCGGCTCAATGTGAACAGCCGTGATGAACTCGGCGATATGGCGCGGGCCATGGATGCCTTTGCCGACAGTTTGCAGCAGGATGTGGTTGCCAGTCTTAATCTCCTGGCTCAGGGCGATTTGCGTTTCGAGGTGGTTCCGCGAGACAGCCACGATGCCTTGCGAGGTTCGGTCAAAAAAGTAGCCGAAGACCTACAACGTCTCCTTGAACAGATTCAGCAGGCATGTGAGCAGATCGCCACCGGTGCTGGTGAGGTGTCGGATTCGAGTCAGGCGTTGTCACAGGGGGCAACGGAGTCGGCCAGTTCAGTCGAAGAGATTTCGGCATCCATGAACGAAATGGCATCACAAACAAAGCACAATGCCGAAAATGCCGGGCAAGCCAACACGCTGTCGATCGACGCGCATCAAGCCGCACAGCAGGGTAGTGAACAGATGGCACAGATGGTTGCGGCCATGGCGGATATTAATGATTCGGGGCAAAGTATCTCGCGGATCATTAAGGTTATTGACGAAATTGCCTTTCAGACCAATCTGCTGGCGTTGAATGCCGCCGTCGAGGCGGCCCGTGCCGGACAGCATGGTAAAGGATTTGCCGTGGTCGCCGAAGAGGTGCGCAACCTGGCGGCACGCAGTGCCAAAGCGGCAAATGAAACCTCTGAACTGATCGAAAGCTCGGTGAAGAAAGCAACCAACGGTGTTGAGATTGCCGATGTGACTTCAGCTAAGCTGGATGCCATTGTGCAAGGCGTCATCAAGGTGTCCGATCTGATTGGCGAGATCAGTGTCGCCAGTACTGAGCAGGCCCAAGGCATTGCTCAAGTAAATCAGGGGTTGGGACAGATCGACCAGGTGACCCAGCAGAATACCGCCAGTGCCGAACAGGGGGCAGCGGCCAGTGAAGAGTTGTCCAGTCAAGCTGAGCAGTTACGTCAGATGGTGGCCCGATTTAAACTGAAGGAAAACACCAGAGCAACATTGCGTGGTGCGCCTGCCGTGCAAACAACAGCGGCCATGAGCAAACGATCTGATCGAGGATCGGTGGCCACAATGTCCCTGCACATCAGTCCAAACGACAAGGAAATCAGCGGATATTAG